The following coding sequences are from one Paenibacillus stellifer window:
- a CDS encoding AAA family ATPase: protein MGWRHGIVEQVRALAQSLRDNIGRVIVGKGEEVDLLLTALLAGGHVLLEDVPGTGKTLLAKSLAASLDLSFQRIQFTPDLLPSDLTGIHFYNQKDGEFHFRPGPLFAQVILADEINRATPRTQASLLECMEERQISVDGKTLKLERPFMVMATQNPVDNQGTFPLPDAQMDRFMIRMKLGYPSSREGVEILKRTAGTGGATDIGRTAGAADVLAAQRLCEDVAIGDDLLAYIVSLAEATRNHPEVLLGVSPRGTQVLLRACRAYAALQGRSYVLPDDIKTLLLPVCAHRLVTRKRYSADDTAGRILQELLEQISVPSEEGLEGA, encoded by the coding sequence ATGGGATGGAGGCATGGAATTGTGGAACAGGTTCGCGCGCTTGCGCAGTCGTTAAGGGACAATATTGGGCGGGTCATTGTTGGCAAAGGAGAGGAGGTAGATCTGCTGCTCACGGCGCTCCTCGCCGGGGGGCATGTGCTGCTGGAGGATGTGCCGGGAACAGGAAAGACGCTGCTGGCCAAGAGCCTCGCCGCTTCCCTCGACCTCAGCTTTCAGCGGATTCAGTTCACGCCGGATTTGCTTCCATCGGATTTGACCGGCATTCACTTCTATAATCAGAAGGATGGGGAGTTTCACTTTCGCCCCGGTCCCCTGTTCGCTCAGGTTATTCTCGCGGACGAAATCAACCGGGCGACGCCGCGTACCCAGGCGAGCCTGCTGGAGTGCATGGAGGAGCGCCAGATCAGCGTGGATGGGAAGACGCTTAAGCTGGAGCGGCCTTTCATGGTGATGGCGACCCAGAATCCGGTCGATAATCAGGGCACTTTCCCGCTTCCCGACGCGCAAATGGACCGATTCATGATCCGGATGAAGCTGGGGTATCCTTCCAGCCGGGAAGGGGTGGAGATTTTGAAGCGCACGGCCGGAACCGGCGGAGCGACGGATATCGGCCGCACTGCGGGCGCGGCGGATGTGCTGGCGGCGCAGCGGCTGTGTGAGGATGTCGCGATCGGGGACGATCTGCTGGCCTATATCGTCTCGCTGGCGGAGGCGACCCGCAATCATCCCGAGGTGCTGCTCGGTGTCAGTCCGCGCGGCACGCAGGTGCTGCTGCGCGCCTGCCGGGCTTACGCGGCTCTGCAGGGCAGAAGCTATGTGCTGCCTGATGACATCAAGACGCTGCTGCTTCCCGTCTGCGCTCACCGGCTGGTTACCCGCAAGCGGTACAGCGCGGACGACACCGCAGGGCGGATTCTCCAGGAGCTGCTGGAGCAGATTTCCGTTCCGAGCGAAGAGGGACTGGAAGGAGCGTGA
- a CDS encoding NAD(P)H-dependent oxidoreductase has product MNTLIVYAHPSRESLNGAFLEAVLQGIRQSGGNGETEVLDLYAEEFNPVLVYGKERRRRDMHLDPELEEYREQITRADRIVFIYPIFWGRPPAMLLGYIDRMFASNFAFRNRPNRVYPEGLLKGKSAICISTMKGPAHYPLLLLNNAHKVLMKRGLFHYVGIRKVKFFEFGSMEGAKGSQAKKLATVERYFAKS; this is encoded by the coding sequence GTGAATACGCTGATTGTCTATGCTCATCCCAGCCGCGAGAGCCTGAACGGTGCTTTCCTGGAAGCCGTCCTGCAGGGCATCCGGCAGAGCGGGGGGAACGGTGAGACCGAGGTGCTCGATCTGTATGCGGAAGAATTCAATCCTGTGCTGGTGTACGGCAAGGAGCGGAGACGAAGAGATATGCATCTTGACCCCGAGCTTGAAGAATACAGAGAGCAGATTACACGCGCGGACCGGATTGTATTCATTTACCCTATTTTCTGGGGGCGCCCGCCGGCCATGCTGCTGGGATATATCGACCGGATGTTCGCTTCGAATTTCGCCTTCCGGAATCGTCCGAACCGCGTGTATCCCGAGGGGCTGCTGAAGGGGAAAAGCGCAATTTGCATCTCCACCATGAAAGGTCCCGCCCATTATCCGCTGCTGCTGCTGAACAATGCCCATAAAGTGCTGATGAAGCGCGGACTGTTTCATTACGTTGGCATCCGCAAGGTGAAATTTTTCGAGTTCGGCTCCATGGAAGGGGCAAAGGGCAGTCAGGCGAAAAAGCTGGCTACGGTAGAGCGGTATTTTGCAAAAAGTTAA
- a CDS encoding glycosyltransferase family 8 protein — MNVLVTLNSNYIKPLKVMLKSLFLTHPGEHFTVYVMHSGLTAAELDDLKRYTELDGQDLAVITVREDMFGDAPVVKHYSKEMYYRILAYQFLPADMDRILYLDPDLIVINDLREMYDLDISDRLYAAAYHDRLSVKEINKLRLKAYDLEAYYNSGVLLMNLDLQRRKIREQEIFSFVEENRKRLILPDQDILNALYSKSIRPLDEIRYNYDARYYLYYKLVSNGAVDMDYVIRHTSIIHFCGKRKPWTKGYSGPFHSLYKHYEVIALP, encoded by the coding sequence ATGAATGTTCTGGTTACCTTGAACTCGAACTACATCAAGCCGCTGAAGGTTATGCTGAAGTCGCTGTTTCTTACCCATCCGGGGGAGCATTTTACCGTGTACGTCATGCACTCCGGCCTGACGGCGGCGGAGCTGGATGATTTGAAGAGGTACACGGAGCTGGACGGACAGGACCTTGCCGTTATCACGGTGCGAGAGGATATGTTCGGCGACGCGCCTGTCGTGAAGCATTACTCGAAGGAAATGTATTACCGCATTCTCGCTTATCAATTCCTGCCGGCTGATATGGACCGGATTCTGTATCTCGATCCCGATTTGATCGTCATTAACGATCTGCGGGAGATGTATGATCTGGACATCTCGGACCGGCTGTACGCAGCGGCTTACCACGACCGGCTCTCGGTCAAGGAAATCAACAAGCTGCGCCTGAAAGCCTACGATCTGGAGGCGTATTACAACTCCGGGGTTCTGCTGATGAACCTTGACCTCCAGCGCAGAAAGATCAGGGAACAGGAGATCTTCTCGTTCGTGGAGGAGAACCGGAAGCGCCTCATTTTGCCTGACCAGGATATTCTGAACGCGCTGTACTCCAAGTCAATCCGGCCGCTGGATGAAATCCGCTACAACTACGACGCCAGGTATTATTTGTACTACAAGCTGGTCAGCAACGGAGCAGTGGACATGGATTATGTCATCCGCCACACGTCGATCATTCATTTTTGCGGCAAAAGAAAGCCGTGGACCAAGGGATATTCCGGCCCTTTCCACTCCTTGTACAAACATTACGAGGTGATCGCGCTGCCCTAA
- a CDS encoding FIST signal transduction protein, protein MRAVRFINCAEAQTYLDRNADSGKICVLFAPVPHVLELSATAPPGIILCSTAGEYSSEGYEDGVITGFECAAAEAEVVEIGDPPILSLDRLEEAYGRAADNPEAFMLLLCDGLNGGEELLLSTFFSLRPDFKIIGGSAGDGLQFKETYIFADGRRMSNVALLISPKGRTSLIKENIYSRTGTTMLVTKADVLNRTVYTFNNRPASEVYARLLGVREEELAEHFINHPLGKEYESDIFIASPMKVNSDRSITFYCELMANTFVHLLKPEDPLEVVQRTLREAPRSPSFVFAVHCILRSLKFKQEELWDRYDREIIDYCRNTAGFVSYGEQYYRHHSNQTMVMLVVEEDEDHAQHIV, encoded by the coding sequence ATGAGAGCGGTGCGTTTTATCAACTGCGCTGAAGCGCAGACTTATTTGGACCGTAACGCGGACAGTGGCAAGATCTGCGTCCTGTTTGCGCCGGTTCCCCATGTGCTGGAATTATCCGCCACAGCGCCGCCAGGAATCATCCTGTGTTCGACCGCCGGCGAGTATTCGTCCGAAGGCTACGAGGACGGCGTCATTACCGGCTTTGAATGTGCGGCCGCAGAAGCGGAGGTCGTGGAAATCGGCGATCCGCCTATTCTGAGCCTGGACAGGCTTGAGGAAGCGTATGGCAGGGCGGCGGATAATCCCGAGGCCTTCATGCTTCTGTTATGCGACGGCCTGAACGGAGGAGAGGAGCTTCTGCTGAGCACCTTCTTTTCGCTTCGTCCCGATTTCAAGATTATCGGCGGCAGCGCAGGCGACGGGCTTCAGTTCAAGGAGACGTATATTTTTGCGGATGGACGCCGGATGTCGAACGTCGCACTGCTGATCTCCCCGAAAGGCCGGACTTCGCTGATTAAGGAAAATATTTATTCAAGAACCGGCACCACGATGCTGGTGACGAAAGCCGATGTGCTGAACCGGACCGTGTACACGTTCAACAACCGTCCCGCCAGCGAAGTGTATGCGCGGCTGCTCGGGGTGCGCGAAGAGGAGCTTGCGGAGCACTTTATCAACCACCCGCTCGGCAAAGAATATGAAAGCGATATTTTTATCGCTTCGCCAATGAAGGTCAATAGCGACCGGTCCATCACCTTTTACTGTGAACTGATGGCGAATACGTTCGTGCATCTGCTGAAGCCGGAAGACCCGCTAGAGGTGGTGCAGCGGACGCTCAGGGAAGCGCCCCGCAGCCCTTCTTTTGTCTTCGCCGTCCACTGCATTCTGCGATCGTTGAAGTTCAAGCAGGAAGAGCTGTGGGACCGGTATGACCGGGAGATCATTGACTACTGCCGGAATACGGCGGGCTTTGTGAGCTATGGAGAGCAGTACTACCGTCACCATTCGAACCAGACAATGGTGATGCTTGTGGTAGAGGAGGATGAAGATCATGCTCAGCATATTGTTTAA
- a CDS encoding methyl-accepting chemotaxis protein — protein sequence MDTLTALILAAPYFKQIHAQDIMVGITDKDIFHYYAPSEKLNFGLVKGSPVPKEDPTLMSALAGQVTVNRLPKDIYGSVVISTAVPIYGGDQDIIGAFAIAYTLDNEEKMENLTTQISGISGQLVDMVQTVAAQAEELSATTSQILDNSRQAVAESQQVNKVAGMIREISEQTNLLGLNAAIEAARVGELGAGFGVVASEVRKLSVHTKDATREIEQALGSVRSSIKQMEMEIESIAASSTAQAELVTQFSEVIEQLNHTSKEMADFIQTVAG from the coding sequence ATGGATACCCTCACTGCTTTGATTCTGGCAGCACCCTATTTCAAGCAAATTCATGCACAGGATATTATGGTTGGGATTACGGACAAGGATATTTTTCATTACTACGCCCCCAGCGAGAAGTTGAACTTCGGCCTTGTTAAAGGCAGCCCGGTACCGAAGGAGGACCCTACGCTGATGAGTGCGCTGGCCGGACAAGTGACAGTCAACCGCCTGCCCAAGGATATTTACGGCAGTGTAGTCATTTCAACGGCAGTGCCCATTTACGGGGGAGATCAGGACATTATCGGCGCGTTCGCGATAGCCTATACACTGGATAATGAAGAGAAGATGGAGAATCTGACCACCCAGATCAGCGGAATCAGCGGCCAACTGGTCGACATGGTACAGACCGTAGCGGCGCAGGCGGAGGAACTGTCGGCTACCACCTCGCAAATTCTGGACAACTCCCGCCAAGCGGTAGCGGAATCGCAGCAGGTCAACAAGGTCGCCGGCATGATCCGGGAAATTTCCGAGCAGACCAATCTCCTCGGCCTGAACGCGGCGATTGAGGCCGCGCGCGTCGGAGAGCTCGGCGCGGGCTTCGGCGTTGTGGCGTCGGAAGTGCGGAAGCTGTCTGTTCATACGAAGGATGCGACGCGGGAAATTGAGCAGGCGCTCGGCAGCGTGCGCAGTTCCATCAAGCAGATGGAGATGGAGATCGAATCAATCGCCGCTTCCTCCACGGCTCAGGCCGAGCTGGTTACCCAGTTCAGCGAAGTGATCGAACAGTTAAACCACACAAGCAAGGAAATGGCGGATTTTATTCAGACGGTGGCGGGTTAA
- a CDS encoding methyl-accepting chemotaxis protein — protein sequence MLSILFKSGRRKASRTEALDGRKEAPIPATAEIGGTGENRQEGVRSPGEKADAMKFIFVLARQLQRETDSLLDEEGVMTGRFSELLEGTGYTAGQIGEVRRHLESLSGSSEQTTERIDRAFDSFDASTRKVDQAKRENGIIAEQFGHVSGMFLEFTELFDGLAVQYRQIEGFASVIAEIASQTNLLSLNASIEAARAGEHGRGFAVVADEIKKLSDSTEQNAKDIIGSLGAMTDAIARLQRKSSDGMEMMKGTNALVGSSAVWMDEIAFAQQEVKQVLDSVKESQDRNLDEIAGIHDKMRELAEKSTQDNGQFEALMLSVQRKADGYLKILHHLRQIRSLQEKRESGNPGEENRG from the coding sequence ATGCTCAGCATATTGTTTAAATCGGGGAGGCGCAAAGCTTCAAGAACCGAAGCCCTCGATGGGCGGAAAGAGGCCCCCATTCCAGCGACGGCGGAGATAGGAGGCACCGGGGAGAACCGGCAAGAGGGTGTCCGATCTCCCGGAGAGAAGGCGGACGCCATGAAGTTCATCTTCGTGCTGGCAAGGCAGCTGCAACGGGAGACCGACAGCCTCCTGGATGAGGAAGGCGTCATGACGGGACGCTTCAGCGAGCTGCTGGAGGGTACGGGCTACACCGCTGGACAAATCGGGGAGGTACGGCGGCATCTGGAGAGCCTGTCCGGGAGCAGCGAGCAGACGACCGAACGGATCGACCGGGCGTTTGATAGTTTCGATGCCTCGACCCGCAAGGTGGATCAGGCCAAGCGGGAGAACGGAATCATCGCGGAGCAGTTCGGCCACGTATCCGGTATGTTCCTTGAATTTACGGAATTGTTCGACGGGCTGGCGGTCCAATACCGGCAGATTGAAGGCTTCGCTTCGGTGATTGCCGAAATCGCTTCCCAGACCAATCTTCTGTCGCTCAACGCTTCTATTGAGGCGGCCCGTGCGGGTGAACATGGGAGGGGCTTTGCGGTAGTGGCCGATGAAATCAAGAAGCTGTCTGACAGCACCGAGCAGAACGCGAAGGACATTATTGGCTCGCTTGGGGCTATGACGGACGCGATAGCAAGGCTCCAGCGGAAATCGTCGGACGGTATGGAGATGATGAAAGGAACTAACGCACTGGTCGGCAGTTCCGCGGTCTGGATGGATGAGATCGCCTTTGCCCAGCAGGAAGTGAAGCAGGTGCTGGACAGCGTGAAGGAATCCCAGGACCGCAACCTTGACGAGATTGCCGGCATCCATGACAAAATGCGGGAGCTGGCCGAGAAGTCGACGCAGGACAACGGCCAGTTCGAGGCGCTGATGCTGAGCGTCCAGAGAAAAGCGGACGGGTACCTGAAGATTCTGCATCATCTCAGGCAGATACGCAGCCTTCAGGAGAAAAGGGAATCCGGGAACCCAGGGGAGGAGAACCGGGGATAA
- a CDS encoding SDR family oxidoreductase: MKIGLTGATGHLGRFVVEALLKTVPAGQIVVSVRQPEKAADLKERGVEVRHGDFDSPETLPQAFAGLDRLLIVSADGDTETRIRQHKAAVDAAKAAGVGFIAYTSAPKADTSSLFLAEVHRFTEGVIRESGIPYSFLRNNWYLENEAGSIQAAKAGAPWVTSAGTGRVGWALRRDYAEAAAAVLAGEGHENTVYELGGKLLTQEELAGIVAGVLGKEIPVQQVDDSTYAEIMKGVGVPEPALPIVVGIQQGIREGTLEVASGDLEKLLGRPATPLEEGIRALLG; this comes from the coding sequence ATGAAAATCGGATTAACGGGAGCAACCGGCCATTTGGGCCGGTTTGTGGTGGAGGCTTTGCTGAAGACGGTTCCGGCGGGGCAAATTGTCGTCAGTGTACGCCAGCCGGAGAAAGCGGCAGACCTTAAAGAACGCGGGGTCGAAGTGCGCCACGGGGACTTCGACAGCCCTGAGACGCTGCCGCAGGCATTCGCCGGCCTTGACCGGCTGCTGATCGTATCTGCAGACGGCGACACCGAAACCCGCATCCGCCAGCACAAGGCAGCCGTCGACGCAGCGAAGGCGGCGGGCGTGGGCTTCATCGCCTACACGAGCGCGCCGAAGGCGGATACAAGCAGCCTGTTCCTGGCCGAGGTGCACCGCTTCACGGAAGGAGTCATTCGCGAGAGCGGCATTCCTTACTCGTTCCTGCGGAACAACTGGTATCTGGAGAATGAGGCCGGCTCCATTCAGGCAGCCAAGGCCGGAGCGCCTTGGGTGACCTCAGCCGGCACCGGCCGCGTAGGCTGGGCACTTCGCCGCGATTACGCCGAAGCTGCCGCCGCCGTTCTGGCCGGTGAAGGCCATGAGAATACCGTCTACGAGCTCGGCGGCAAGCTGCTGACCCAGGAGGAGCTGGCTGGCATCGTTGCCGGCGTGCTGGGCAAGGAAATCCCGGTTCAGCAGGTCGATGACAGCACCTATGCCGAGATCATGAAAGGGGTCGGCGTTCCGGAACCGGCGCTCCCCATTGTGGTTGGCATTCAGCAGGGCATCCGGGAAGGCACGCTTGAGGTCGCGAGCGGCGATCTGGAGAAGCTGCTGGGCCGTCCGGCCACTCCGCTGGAAGAAGGAATCCGCGCGCTGCTCGGCTAA
- a CDS encoding MarR family winged helix-turn-helix transcriptional regulator produces the protein MSMVQLARKLQVFGIGFSKLTSQLLIAIKPEAITLLQFEILHFLYSERSVTLGQIAACTGMSLPNTSREVRKLVEKSLVAKRAALEDKRVYYVELTPEGQELMALSDSRLEQLVADRYAGLSPDETGQVTAALELLSDKLLKLNDGEPPGQASHNG, from the coding sequence ATGTCGATGGTACAGTTAGCCCGTAAGCTGCAAGTATTCGGCATTGGGTTCAGCAAGCTGACGAGTCAGCTGCTGATTGCGATCAAGCCTGAGGCGATTACACTGCTTCAGTTCGAAATTCTGCATTTCCTGTACAGTGAGAGAAGCGTGACTCTGGGACAGATCGCAGCTTGTACCGGCATGTCGCTGCCGAATACAAGCCGCGAGGTCAGGAAGCTGGTGGAGAAATCGCTGGTGGCCAAACGAGCCGCCCTTGAGGATAAAAGAGTGTATTACGTGGAGTTGACCCCGGAGGGACAAGAGCTGATGGCGCTGTCTGATTCGCGGCTTGAGCAGCTGGTCGCAGACAGATACGCGGGTTTGTCGCCGGACGAAACCGGGCAGGTGACGGCAGCGCTGGAGCTGCTGTCGGACAAGCTGTTGAAGTTGAACGATGGAGAACCCCCCGGCCAAGCCAGCCATAACGGTTAA
- a CDS encoding cupin domain-containing protein — MNVMPAPPAAALAGDSNTYIQYKRDDRNYLTQLFGAQLPGIRTGFFNVHMSRGMTVQPHWHPNASEMVFVIGGELMTSVFDPFAQRLLAYRLCPGQVCLFPRGWFHWIVALSEEAHFLTVFDVPTPDIVYGSDFLKAIPPKVMSQAYGVDPGLYTQAVAPIRESEILGPPSGRLVTGTQGGGGAAQLKQPGSGKKGAASGSPQNIMHLHACPFPS, encoded by the coding sequence ATGAACGTAATGCCCGCTCCGCCTGCGGCCGCGCTGGCGGGTGACTCCAATACGTATATCCAGTACAAACGCGACGACCGGAATTACTTGACCCAACTGTTCGGGGCCCAGCTCCCGGGCATCCGGACAGGCTTTTTCAATGTCCACATGTCCAGAGGAATGACGGTTCAGCCGCACTGGCATCCCAATGCCTCGGAGATGGTCTTTGTCATCGGCGGCGAGCTGATGACTTCGGTATTCGATCCTTTCGCCCAGCGGCTGCTTGCCTACAGACTGTGCCCGGGCCAGGTGTGCCTGTTCCCCAGAGGGTGGTTCCACTGGATCGTCGCCTTATCCGAGGAGGCGCATTTTCTCACCGTGTTCGATGTTCCCACTCCCGATATCGTCTATGGCTCGGATTTCCTGAAAGCCATCCCGCCCAAGGTTATGAGCCAGGCTTACGGCGTCGACCCCGGACTCTATACCCAGGCTGTAGCTCCGATCCGGGAATCGGAAATTCTGGGGCCGCCCTCCGGCCGTCTCGTCACGGGTACACAAGGAGGCGGCGGAGCGGCACAGTTGAAGCAGCCGGGCAGCGGAAAAAAGGGGGCCGCCTCCGGCTCGCCCCAGAACATCATGCACTTGCATGCCTGCCCATTCCCCTCCTAA
- a CDS encoding SRPBCC domain-containing protein produces the protein MTMNEMTVRVNGAELILERVFDAKRELVFKAFTEAEHLKHWWGPRGWELPVCKVDFRPGGTWHYCMKCVDEKQGDFFGMESWGKAVYGDIQEPERFIYTDYFSDAEGGIQEGLPPSEIEILFEEQGGLTKVISRSRFGSEEELRTVMEMGMEQGIRETWDRLAEHLAAIS, from the coding sequence ATAACAATGAACGAGATGACGGTTAGAGTGAACGGCGCGGAGCTGATTCTGGAGCGCGTCTTCGATGCCAAGAGGGAACTGGTGTTCAAGGCGTTCACTGAAGCGGAGCATTTGAAGCATTGGTGGGGACCGAGAGGCTGGGAGCTGCCGGTCTGCAAGGTCGACTTCCGCCCGGGAGGGACCTGGCATTACTGCATGAAGTGCGTCGATGAGAAGCAGGGCGATTTCTTCGGCATGGAATCCTGGGGCAAGGCGGTCTACGGCGATATTCAGGAACCCGAGCGCTTTATCTATACGGATTATTTCTCCGATGCCGAGGGAGGCATACAGGAGGGGCTGCCGCCTTCGGAGATTGAAATCCTCTTCGAGGAGCAGGGCGGCCTGACCAAGGTGATCAGCCGGTCGCGGTTCGGCTCGGAGGAGGAGCTCCGGACCGTCATGGAGATGGGGATGGAGCAGGGCATCCGGGAGACCTGGGACCGGCTTGCGGAGCATCTGGCGGCTATCTCATAA
- the nudC gene encoding NAD(+) diphosphatase, which translates to MSKPRLSIYNRYVPAVVQETGFEGPAYWFIFRAGQLLVAEDSGAAAVPLALSPEELTVASIRTLYLGTFGSIPCFAAEASPEATEPPGLLFRPLRSLYEAMDEDLFHLAGKAVQLLAWDETHLFCGRCGTQTVPSEAEWSRKCPECGLVSYPRIAPAVITAVLKGDEILLAHAGHFQNNMYGLIAGFVEPGETLEDCVQREIMEEVGLKVTNIRYFGSQQWPFPHSLMVGFLADYESGEIAVDGEEIVHADWFRPDSLPVIPAKVSIARKIIDWYIGQYTRC; encoded by the coding sequence ATGTCCAAACCCAGACTGAGCATTTATAACCGTTATGTGCCGGCCGTTGTGCAGGAGACCGGCTTCGAGGGTCCCGCCTACTGGTTCATCTTCCGCGCAGGCCAACTGCTTGTCGCCGAAGACTCTGGCGCGGCTGCCGTTCCCCTGGCGCTGTCGCCGGAAGAGCTGACGGTCGCTTCTATCCGCACTCTTTATCTCGGAACGTTCGGAAGTATTCCCTGCTTCGCCGCTGAAGCCTCCCCGGAAGCAACCGAACCGCCAGGACTTCTCTTCCGTCCCCTGCGCTCACTGTACGAAGCGATGGATGAGGACTTGTTCCACCTGGCGGGCAAGGCGGTTCAGCTGCTCGCTTGGGATGAAACCCATCTGTTCTGCGGACGCTGCGGTACCCAGACAGTGCCGTCGGAGGCCGAGTGGTCACGGAAATGCCCGGAATGCGGGCTCGTCAGCTATCCTCGTATCGCACCGGCCGTTATAACCGCCGTGCTGAAGGGCGATGAGATTCTGCTCGCCCACGCCGGACACTTCCAGAATAATATGTACGGATTGATCGCTGGCTTCGTCGAGCCCGGCGAGACGCTGGAAGACTGCGTCCAGCGGGAGATCATGGAGGAGGTCGGACTGAAGGTTACGAATATCCGCTACTTCGGCAGCCAGCAGTGGCCCTTTCCGCACTCCCTGATGGTCGGATTTCTGGCGGACTACGAGAGCGGCGAAATCGCGGTGGACGGCGAGGAGATCGTCCATGCCGACTGGTTCCGCCCGGACAGCCTGCCGGTTATTCCGGCCAAGGTCAGCATTGCCCGAAAAATCATTGATTGGTATATCGGGCAGTATACAAGATGCTAA
- a CDS encoding methyl-accepting chemotaxis protein: MNKIEQLRGLIDIIQSTHAEDAAVVLADTERVVAYLPGKTIDLKVPIGAGIENFKGTVSYAALETEQVQREERGPEAFGVPYISSAVPVIEDGRVTGVIASMVSNRRNIRLQEGAQELSSLVQEMTATTEEVTRSGHGAAARLDELAEQSKSMLQQIENSFQILTSVKRIADQSHLLGLNAAIESARAGEYGRGFEVVAKEIRKLGANSVDLVEHIQEQLEDMKQSIVQMNDSVQEVREYARYQAQSMEELGRAYGHIAGTAQELSELS, translated from the coding sequence ATGAATAAGATAGAACAGCTGCGGGGTTTGATTGACATTATTCAAAGCACACATGCCGAGGATGCGGCCGTAGTCCTGGCGGATACGGAGAGAGTGGTGGCTTATTTGCCAGGCAAAACCATCGATCTGAAGGTGCCGATCGGGGCGGGGATCGAGAACTTTAAGGGAACGGTATCCTACGCCGCGCTGGAGACGGAGCAGGTGCAGCGCGAAGAGCGCGGTCCCGAAGCCTTCGGCGTGCCCTACATTTCTTCGGCAGTGCCTGTTATAGAGGATGGCCGGGTTACCGGGGTAATCGCCTCGATGGTTTCCAACCGCCGGAACATCCGGCTTCAGGAGGGGGCGCAGGAGCTGTCCTCGCTGGTGCAGGAAATGACCGCGACCACGGAGGAGGTAACCCGGTCCGGACATGGAGCGGCGGCAAGGCTGGACGAACTGGCTGAGCAGTCGAAATCCATGCTGCAGCAGATTGAGAACAGCTTTCAGATTCTGACCTCGGTCAAACGGATTGCCGATCAGTCCCATCTGCTGGGCCTCAATGCCGCTATCGAATCGGCGAGAGCCGGAGAGTATGGCCGGGGATTTGAAGTGGTGGCGAAGGAGATCCGCAAGCTGGGAGCAAACAGTGTAGATCTGGTTGAGCATATTCAGGAGCAGTTGGAAGACATGAAGCAGTCGATCGTCCAGATGAACGATTCCGTTCAGGAAGTTCGCGAGTATGCGCGGTACCAGGCGCAATCCATGGAGGAGCTTGGCCGGGCCTACGGACATATTGCGGGTACGGCGCAGGAGCTGTCTGAACTTTCCTAA
- a CDS encoding DUF58 domain-containing protein gives MGLIWLLISCAAVTWLQGVLLGRRALANLTYSRQLSAGTCHAGDRIEMVETIANRKRVPVPWLRLEAMLPSSLMFTRSKETSISRGSIYQNHTSLFTLPPRTRITRTYQVGCSGRGVFSMESVTMTGSDLFGIYMPSRTITLGERLVVYPQLLQESELPASWRTWQGELAVQRWVVDDPFLLTGVREYAPGDPMNRIHWKASARTGKLQVHRTGYSADPRAMICLNIEESESMWSVVTEPDRIEAALSCAATAAASLIRQGMAAGFGHNAYSVAAGEEDSRVEPAYGMQHLAALLENMAAVELKARMPFHEFLALEAERETNESWDYLLVTAHISDRIAEAIVRLEAIGHRVTVDREVLRKEGPRS, from the coding sequence GTGGGACTGATCTGGCTGCTGATCTCCTGCGCTGCCGTCACGTGGCTTCAGGGCGTGCTGCTGGGCAGACGGGCGCTCGCCAACCTTACATACAGCCGGCAGCTCAGCGCCGGGACCTGCCATGCGGGCGACCGCATTGAAATGGTGGAGACGATTGCCAACCGCAAGAGGGTGCCCGTACCCTGGCTCCGGCTAGAAGCCATGCTGCCTTCCTCCCTGATGTTCACCCGCAGCAAGGAAACGTCCATCAGCAGAGGGAGCATTTATCAGAATCATACCAGCCTGTTCACGCTGCCGCCAAGAACCCGCATCACCCGCACCTACCAGGTGGGCTGTAGCGGACGGGGCGTCTTCTCCATGGAGTCGGTTACGATGACGGGAAGCGATCTGTTCGGGATCTATATGCCCAGCCGGACGATTACACTCGGCGAACGACTGGTGGTTTACCCGCAGCTGCTGCAAGAAAGCGAGCTTCCGGCCTCATGGAGAACGTGGCAGGGCGAACTCGCGGTCCAAAGATGGGTCGTGGACGACCCGTTCCTCCTTACCGGCGTCCGGGAATATGCACCGGGTGATCCGATGAACCGGATTCACTGGAAGGCAAGCGCCCGCACCGGGAAGCTCCAGGTGCACCGTACCGGATACTCCGCCGATCCGAGGGCGATGATCTGCCTCAACATTGAGGAGTCGGAATCGATGTGGAGCGTGGTCACAGAGCCGGACCGGATCGAAGCGGCTCTCTCCTGCGCGGCGACCGCCGCCGCTTCGCTCATCCGGCAGGGAATGGCTGCGGGCTTCGGCCATAATGCCTACAGCGTGGCTGCCGGCGAGGAGGACAGCCGCGTGGAACCCGCATACGGCATGCAGCATTTGGCAGCTCTGCTCGAGAACATGGCGGCTGTCGAGCTGAAGGCCCGCATGCCGTTTCACGAGTTTCTGGCGCTGGAAGCAGAGCGGGAGACGAATGAGTCCTGGGACTATCTGCTGGTCACGGCTCATATCTCGGACCGGATCGCGGAGGCGATCGTCCGGCTGGAAGCGATAGGCCACCGTGTGACGGTCGACCGGGAAGTTTTACGGAAGGAGGGTCCGCGTTCATGA